The following coding sequences are from one Elusimicrobium minutum Pei191 window:
- the recA gene encoding recombinase RecA has product MDANKAKALELAMSQIEKSFGKEAILKLGAGSIKKIDAISTGALSLDLALGVGGVPRGRVIEIYGPEAGGKTTLSLHIAAQAQKSGGVVAFIDAEHALDPVYANSIGVDVDELFVSQPDSGEQALEIAEKLVRSGAIDLIIIDSVAALVPRAEIEGEMGDAHVGLQARLMSQALRKLTSLLAKTKTSIIFINQIRQKIGIMFGNPETTPGGLALKFYSSVRIDVRKIENLKKGDEIIGTRVRAKVTKNKVAPPYRQAEFTMLHGEGISRESCILDMGVQAGIIEKSGSWFLYGQEKLGQGADNARQYLKDNAELAQELEDKLKEKYLGHHFEKKEEGKEDFPAAAPIVKKGKK; this is encoded by the coding sequence ATGGACGCTAATAAAGCAAAAGCTTTGGAACTTGCCATGAGCCAAATTGAAAAAAGTTTTGGTAAAGAGGCTATTTTAAAATTAGGCGCGGGCAGCATTAAAAAAATTGACGCTATTTCCACGGGCGCGCTGTCTTTGGATTTAGCTCTTGGGGTAGGCGGCGTTCCCAGAGGGCGCGTTATTGAAATTTACGGTCCTGAAGCGGGCGGTAAAACAACGCTAAGCCTTCATATAGCGGCGCAAGCCCAAAAAAGCGGCGGCGTGGTTGCTTTTATTGACGCGGAGCACGCGCTTGACCCTGTTTACGCCAACAGCATAGGCGTTGATGTGGACGAGCTTTTTGTTTCGCAGCCCGACTCCGGCGAGCAGGCTTTGGAAATAGCTGAAAAACTTGTGCGCAGCGGCGCAATTGATTTAATTATTATCGATTCCGTGGCGGCCTTAGTTCCCAGGGCGGAAATTGAAGGGGAAATGGGTGACGCCCATGTAGGTTTACAGGCAAGGCTTATGTCCCAGGCTTTAAGGAAGCTTACCAGCCTTTTAGCGAAAACAAAAACAAGTATAATTTTTATTAACCAGATAAGACAAAAAATCGGCATAATGTTCGGCAATCCGGAAACAACGCCGGGTGGCCTTGCTTTAAAATTTTATTCCTCAGTGCGTATTGACGTAAGAAAAATTGAAAACCTTAAAAAAGGCGATGAAATTATAGGCACGCGCGTGCGTGCTAAAGTTACAAAAAATAAAGTAGCCCCGCCTTACAGACAGGCTGAATTTACTATGCTTCACGGTGAAGGTATTTCAAGAGAGTCCTGTATTTTAGATATGGGCGTTCAAGCCGGCATAATTGAAAAAAGCGGCAGCTGGTTCTTATACGGGCAGGAAAAACTGGGCCAGGGCGCTGATAATGCCAGACAGTATCTTAAAGATAACGCCGAGCTCGCGCAAGAGTTGGAAGACAAATTAAAAGAAAAATATTTAGGCCATCATTTTGAAAAGAAAGAGGAAGGGAAAGAAGATTTTCCCGCCGCGGCGCCTATAGTTAAAAAAGGCAAAAAATAA
- the atpG gene encoding ATP synthase F1 subunit gamma → MESLKDIRDNIKSVQSTQQVMVTMKMISSARIKKAQNAMLNARPFSLGLEGVIDDLRKDILDENNSFKDPDLSKFFKKPDMEKKNIGVLFITADKGLAGAFNALLLRAALNFIKENQDKNIYFFIIGKKGRDFLSRLKQPNVHIVYDAVGIFPKVGYVHADILGEEIINNFLKLDLCEVRVLYNDFKSMGSQKLENQRLIPFDFEIAQGHTEFGEEEHGFLFEPGKEMIFKLLLYRHIKAGLYRILLESQAAELAARMNAMDSASKNAGEIIDTLKVKLNKVRQSSITNEITEIVGAVEALNK, encoded by the coding sequence ATGGAAAGCTTGAAAGATATAAGAGATAATATAAAAAGCGTTCAGTCAACGCAGCAAGTAATGGTTACCATGAAAATGATTTCTTCCGCGCGTATAAAAAAGGCTCAAAACGCCATGCTGAACGCGAGGCCGTTCTCTTTAGGGCTTGAAGGCGTTATAGACGATTTAAGAAAGGATATTTTGGACGAAAACAATTCTTTTAAAGACCCTGATTTAAGCAAATTTTTTAAAAAACCCGATATGGAAAAGAAAAACATCGGAGTTTTATTTATAACTGCTGATAAGGGTTTGGCCGGCGCCTTTAACGCGCTTTTGCTGCGCGCGGCGCTTAACTTTATTAAAGAAAACCAAGATAAAAATATTTATTTTTTTATTATCGGCAAAAAAGGGCGTGATTTTTTAAGCCGACTCAAACAGCCCAATGTCCATATTGTTTATGACGCCGTAGGCATTTTCCCAAAAGTGGGTTATGTGCACGCCGACATTCTGGGTGAGGAAATTATAAACAACTTTTTAAAACTTGATTTGTGCGAAGTAAGGGTGCTTTATAACGATTTTAAATCTATGGGCAGCCAGAAATTGGAAAACCAGCGCCTTATTCCCTTTGACTTTGAAATCGCACAAGGGCATACTGAATTTGGCGAAGAAGAACACGGCTTTTTATTTGAACCGGGCAAAGAAATGATTTTTAAGCTTTTGCTTTACCGCCATATAAAAGCCGGCCTATACAGGATTTTGCTTGAAAGCCAGGCGGCGGAACTTGCCGCGCGTATGAACGCCATGGATTCCGCCAGTAAAAACGCGGGCGAAATTATTGATACTTTAAAAGTAAAACTTAACAAAGTAAGACAATCCAGCATTACCAACGAAATTACCGAAATTGTCGGTGCGGTTGAAGCTTTAAATAAATAA
- the atpD gene encoding F0F1 ATP synthase subunit beta gives MNTGIVTQVIGPVIDIEFKDGALPKINNAVEIKFGEQKIVAEVAQQLGDNTVRAVALSPTDGLARGVEAVDTEDVLRVPVGEGCRGRLMNVLGAPIDYAGEIKTDKKMPIHREPPTLEEQKTTPEIFETGIKVVDLLAPYMKGGKVGLFGGAGVGKTVLIMELINNVAREHSGSSVFGGVGERSREGNDLWLDMKGAELADGSTVLDKTVLVFGQMNEPPGARAKVALTALTQAEYFRDEKGQDVLLFLDNIFRYVLANSEVSALLGRMPSAVGYQPTLNTEIGQLQERITSTNKGSITSIQAVYVPADDLTDPGVASTFTHLDATTVLSRSLVELGIYPAVDPLESTSRILDPRVLGEEHYQVAQGVRKILQRYKDLQDLIAILGIDELGDEDKKIVARARRIQRFLSQPFFVGEKFTGRPGKYVKLEDTIKAFKGLINGDYDNIPEQAFFMCGGIEDVLAKVSKGENEEKSEPAKPAKEEKR, from the coding sequence ATGAATACGGGTATAGTTACACAGGTTATCGGCCCTGTTATTGATATTGAGTTTAAAGACGGCGCGTTGCCTAAGATTAATAACGCCGTGGAAATCAAATTCGGCGAACAAAAAATCGTGGCTGAAGTTGCCCAGCAGCTTGGAGACAATACTGTAAGAGCAGTGGCTCTTTCCCCGACAGACGGTCTTGCTCGCGGCGTAGAAGCCGTTGACACAGAGGACGTATTGAGAGTCCCCGTCGGTGAAGGCTGCAGAGGCAGACTTATGAACGTATTGGGCGCCCCCATAGATTACGCGGGTGAAATAAAAACCGATAAAAAGATGCCTATTCACCGCGAGCCGCCTACTCTTGAAGAACAGAAAACCACGCCCGAAATTTTTGAAACTGGTATTAAAGTAGTTGACCTTTTGGCCCCTTACATGAAAGGCGGCAAAGTAGGTTTATTCGGCGGCGCCGGCGTAGGAAAAACAGTTCTTATTATGGAGCTTATTAACAACGTTGCCCGCGAGCACAGCGGCAGCTCAGTGTTTGGCGGCGTGGGGGAAAGAAGCCGTGAAGGCAACGACCTGTGGTTAGACATGAAAGGAGCGGAACTTGCCGACGGCAGCACCGTTTTAGATAAAACAGTTTTAGTTTTCGGACAGATGAACGAACCCCCGGGCGCGAGAGCGAAAGTAGCTTTAACAGCCTTAACACAGGCCGAATACTTCAGAGATGAAAAAGGACAGGACGTGCTGTTGTTTTTAGATAATATTTTCCGCTATGTTTTGGCCAACTCCGAAGTTTCCGCCCTTCTCGGGCGTATGCCTTCGGCCGTAGGTTACCAGCCCACTCTTAATACGGAAATCGGACAGTTGCAGGAACGTATTACATCAACAAACAAGGGTTCTATTACCTCAATTCAAGCCGTTTACGTGCCCGCTGACGACTTGACTGACCCTGGCGTAGCCTCCACATTTACCCACTTGGATGCCACTACCGTTTTGTCCCGCTCTTTAGTTGAGCTAGGCATTTATCCCGCTGTTGATCCTTTGGAATCAACTTCCAGAATTTTAGACCCCAGAGTATTGGGTGAAGAACATTACCAAGTGGCGCAAGGCGTACGCAAAATTTTACAAAGATATAAAGATTTGCAAGATTTAATCGCTATTTTAGGTATTGACGAACTTGGCGACGAAGATAAAAAGATTGTAGCTAGAGCAAGAAGAATACAGCGCTTTTTATCGCAGCCTTTCTTCGTGGGCGAAAAGTTTACCGGCAGGCCGGGCAAGTATGTTAAACTTGAGGACACCATTAAAGCTTTTAAAGGTTTAATAAACGGCGATTATGACAATATTCCCGAACAGGCATTCTTTATGTGCGGCGGTATAGAGGACGTTTTGGCTAAAGTAAGCAAAGGCGAAAACGAAGAGAAATCTGAGCCCGCCAAACCCGCTAAAGAAGAAAAAAGATAA
- the atpC gene encoding ATP synthase F1 subunit epsilon yields the protein MKKLTFSFISPERPIVQNQEADFVALPAFEGEMGVLPGHVNSVVILMPGFVRFKNNGEEKEFAIIDGFAEVFKDHIDVFASEASLSEEKQSEEQKQRLERAKKALSSQDADIDIELAEIQLKTQILKMKMKKRKM from the coding sequence ATGAAAAAGCTTACATTTTCTTTTATCTCGCCCGAACGCCCTATAGTTCAAAACCAGGAGGCTGACTTTGTTGCCCTTCCCGCTTTTGAGGGTGAAATGGGTGTTTTGCCCGGGCATGTAAACAGCGTTGTCATTTTAATGCCGGGTTTTGTACGTTTTAAAAATAACGGGGAAGAAAAAGAATTTGCCATTATAGACGGTTTTGCTGAAGTGTTTAAAGACCATATTGACGTTTTTGCTTCCGAAGCTTCTTTATCTGAGGAAAAACAAAGCGAGGAGCAAAAACAGCGTCTTGAAAGAGCAAAAAAAGCGCTTTCATCGCAAGACGCGGACATTGACATTGAACTTGCCGAGATACAATTAAAAACGCAAATTTTGAAAATGAAAATGAAGAAACGTAAAATGTAA
- a CDS encoding type IV pilin protein produces MKKGFTLIELLVVVLIIGILAAIALPQYQKAVEKSRSAEALILLKAIYESAERYNLATGLWPQSSEWDVLDISLDNLATGTYSGYITRDSKNFQYIIVNDTISIQPFDNSWAIGRAYPGFAYSDEAVRYFRCIPKNEKGEKFCKSLGWTKQANGWYLDN; encoded by the coding sequence ATGAAAAAAGGATTTACGCTAATTGAGCTTTTAGTGGTTGTTCTTATTATCGGTATATTAGCCGCGATAGCGCTGCCGCAATATCAAAAAGCCGTGGAAAAATCCAGATCGGCGGAGGCTCTTATCCTTTTGAAAGCTATATATGAATCTGCTGAAAGATATAATTTAGCTACAGGATTGTGGCCCCAAAGTTCTGAATGGGATGTGCTTGACATCTCTTTAGACAATCTGGCTACCGGAACATATTCCGGCTATATAACAAGAGATTCAAAGAATTTTCAATACATAATTGTTAATGACACTATTTCCATACAGCCTTTTGATAACAGCTGGGCTATAGGCAGGGCATATCCCGGATTTGCGTATTCCGATGAAGCTGTGCGTTATTTCCGCTGTATTCCTAAAAATGAAAAAGGGGAGAAGTTTTGCAAATCTCTTGGCTGGACAAAGCAAGCTAACGGATGGTATTTGGATAATTAA
- the murQ gene encoding N-acetylmuramic acid 6-phosphate etherase: MKKQKSITTELQNDKTENLDIISVSQMIEKINHEDMQAVKAVGSAKKDIEKVIKKTAKAFASGGKIIFLGAGTSGRLGVLEAAECPPTFSSDPKQIIALIAGGKDAVFFSKEGAEDDAEQGKKDILKVLSKKDIVIGIAASGRTPYVLGALKEAKKKKVPTVMITCNPNAVKLADIMVKLPTGAEVLQGSTRMKAGSATKMALNIITTCTMVLCGKVYKNLMVDVNPSNIKLKKRARGLVQKVGQVDEQTAEILLEQAQYKVKPAIVMAQKRVGFKKAQAELKRKKGFLRKILNG, from the coding sequence ATGAAAAAACAAAAATCAATAACTACCGAACTTCAAAACGATAAGACGGAAAATTTAGACATAATTTCCGTTTCCCAAATGATTGAAAAAATTAATCATGAGGACATGCAGGCCGTTAAAGCCGTGGGATCGGCAAAAAAAGATATTGAAAAAGTTATAAAAAAAACGGCGAAGGCTTTCGCGTCAGGCGGTAAAATAATTTTTTTAGGCGCCGGAACAAGCGGCCGTTTAGGCGTGCTTGAAGCGGCGGAATGCCCGCCTACATTCAGCTCCGACCCAAAGCAGATTATAGCCTTAATAGCCGGCGGCAAGGACGCGGTATTTTTCTCTAAAGAAGGCGCAGAGGACGACGCTGAGCAAGGCAAAAAAGATATCTTAAAAGTTTTAAGTAAAAAAGATATTGTTATAGGCATAGCGGCCAGCGGCAGAACGCCTTATGTTTTAGGCGCTTTAAAAGAAGCTAAAAAGAAAAAAGTTCCTACAGTAATGATAACCTGCAACCCAAACGCCGTCAAATTGGCCGACATTATGGTAAAATTACCGACAGGGGCGGAAGTATTGCAGGGCTCAACAAGAATGAAGGCCGGCTCGGCCACTAAAATGGCTTTAAACATAATAACAACCTGCACCATGGTGCTTTGCGGCAAAGTATATAAAAATTTAATGGTTGACGTTAACCCAAGCAATATAAAATTAAAGAAAAGAGCGCGCGGCCTTGTGCAAAAAGTAGGACAGGTTGACGAACAAACAGCAGAAATTTTACTTGAACAAGCTCAGTACAAAGTTAAACCCGCCATAGTAATGGCGCAAAAAAGAGTAGGCTTTAAAAAAGCTCAGGCGGAGTTAAAAAGGAAAAAAGGTTTTTTAAGAAAAATTTTAAACGGGTAA
- a CDS encoding ATP-dependent Clp protease ATP-binding subunit encodes MAKRFTERAQKTVLIAQEEAKRFNHDYVGTEHLLLGLVSIEDSASYKMLSSLGIGYKRVRAEIEKMVGIGDTIMLVGEIPFTPRAKKVLEYSLEESQNAGADYVGTEHLLLGIIREEEGVAVRILDGLGLSPETIREAVMENAGGSAEEEESSHEPEYNEDPTLTRPDFSRKVKTKTPLLDEYARDLTALAVKGELDPVIGRDEEIERIIQILARRTKNNPVLVGEPGVGKTAIVEGIAQRIADGDIEDVLQGRRVLSLDLASVVAGTKYRGEFEQRLKGLISELEKNKENIIFIDELHTIIGAGAAEGSIDASNMLKPALARGAVQCIGATTFDEYRRHIESDSALERRFQPVVVDPPSVEETIKILNGVKESYEAHHKVIFTEDAVKSAAEISDRYITDRSLPDKAIDLFDEAGARARIKNSVTPKELKEKQKEYEAAVREKDEAIEKKEFEKASRAKETQERLRKYIEHLKEKWNKEKESQRPEVTAEDIALVASKWTGIPVTRLTQSETEKILNMEEYMHQSIVGQDEAVHLVSQAIRRSRTGLGNPKKPIGGFLFLGPTGVGKTELAKTLASFMFGDEDAMVRIDMSEYMEKFAVSRLIGAPPGYVGFEEGGQLTEAVRRRPYSVVVLDEIEKAHPDIFNILLQVLDEGTLTDNLGHKVSFKNSVIIMTSNVGAREISNKGSSLGFAPKTDEKKEHQTMKSSVMEEVKKTFNPEFINRIDEIVVFHSLTREQLGKILDINLKKVTEKLEDRELKIVLSEAARDFLIDRGYDPKYGARPILRTLQRDLEDPLAEDILKKDYPNGTTITADYDERENKLFFKAKTSHKTPPAEKVR; translated from the coding sequence ATGGCAAAAAGATTTACGGAAAGAGCTCAAAAAACAGTTTTAATAGCGCAAGAAGAAGCAAAAAGATTTAACCACGATTATGTGGGCACCGAACATTTGCTTTTGGGGCTGGTATCTATTGAAGACAGCGCCTCTTACAAAATGTTATCAAGCCTTGGCATAGGCTATAAAAGAGTGCGTGCCGAAATAGAAAAAATGGTCGGCATCGGCGATACAATAATGCTTGTAGGTGAAATTCCCTTTACGCCGCGCGCTAAAAAAGTTTTGGAATATTCTTTGGAAGAAAGCCAAAACGCCGGGGCGGATTATGTTGGTACCGAACATCTTTTATTGGGCATTATAAGAGAGGAAGAAGGCGTTGCTGTACGTATCTTAGACGGTCTTGGCCTCAGCCCCGAAACGATAAGGGAAGCGGTTATGGAAAACGCCGGCGGTTCAGCTGAGGAGGAGGAATCCTCTCATGAGCCCGAATATAATGAAGACCCTACCTTAACGAGACCTGATTTTAGCCGAAAAGTAAAAACCAAAACCCCTCTTCTAGATGAATACGCAAGGGATTTAACCGCTTTAGCCGTAAAAGGCGAGCTTGACCCCGTTATCGGACGTGATGAGGAAATTGAGCGCATTATCCAAATCCTTGCCAGGAGAACAAAAAACAACCCCGTTTTAGTGGGTGAGCCCGGCGTAGGTAAAACAGCCATAGTTGAAGGTATAGCCCAGCGCATAGCGGACGGCGATATTGAGGACGTTTTGCAAGGTAGAAGGGTTTTAAGCCTTGATTTGGCAAGCGTTGTTGCCGGTACAAAATACAGAGGTGAATTTGAACAAAGATTAAAAGGTCTTATTTCCGAGCTTGAAAAAAATAAAGAAAATATTATTTTTATTGACGAGCTGCATACAATTATAGGCGCGGGCGCTGCCGAAGGATCAATAGACGCATCTAACATGTTAAAACCCGCCTTGGCAAGAGGCGCCGTGCAATGTATAGGTGCTACTACTTTTGACGAATACAGAAGGCATATTGAGTCAGACTCAGCCTTAGAACGCCGCTTTCAGCCTGTTGTGGTTGATCCGCCCAGCGTAGAAGAAACTATTAAAATTTTAAATGGCGTTAAAGAAAGTTATGAAGCTCACCACAAAGTAATTTTTACAGAGGATGCCGTTAAATCCGCAGCCGAAATATCCGACCGATATATTACAGACCGCTCTCTTCCCGATAAAGCGATAGACTTGTTTGACGAAGCCGGCGCCAGGGCCAGAATTAAAAACTCCGTCACTCCCAAAGAGCTTAAAGAAAAACAAAAAGAGTATGAAGCGGCTGTAAGGGAAAAAGACGAAGCTATAGAAAAGAAAGAATTTGAAAAAGCTTCCCGCGCTAAAGAAACGCAGGAAAGGCTTCGCAAATATATTGAACATTTAAAAGAAAAGTGGAATAAAGAAAAGGAATCGCAAAGGCCCGAAGTTACCGCAGAGGATATCGCGTTGGTGGCGTCTAAATGGACGGGTATTCCCGTAACCCGTTTAACGCAGAGCGAGACGGAAAAAATCCTTAATATGGAAGAATATATGCACCAAAGCATTGTCGGGCAAGACGAGGCTGTTCACCTTGTTTCACAGGCTATAAGACGTTCCCGCACAGGTTTGGGCAACCCCAAAAAACCGATAGGCGGCTTTTTGTTCCTTGGCCCTACCGGCGTAGGGAAAACGGAACTTGCCAAAACTTTAGCCTCATTTATGTTTGGTGACGAGGACGCCATGGTACGTATAGATATGTCCGAATATATGGAAAAGTTTGCTGTTTCCCGCCTTATAGGGGCGCCCCCGGGATATGTGGGTTTTGAAGAAGGCGGACAACTTACAGAGGCGGTTAGAAGAAGACCTTACAGCGTTGTTGTTTTAGACGAGATTGAAAAGGCGCATCCTGATATTTTTAACATTTTATTACAGGTATTGGACGAAGGCACTTTAACGGATAATTTGGGCCATAAAGTAAGCTTTAAAAATTCTGTCATTATCATGACTTCCAACGTCGGTGCAAGGGAAATAAGCAATAAGGGCAGTTCATTAGGATTCGCCCCTAAAACGGACGAAAAAAAAGAACATCAGACAATGAAGTCTAGCGTCATGGAAGAAGTTAAAAAGACTTTTAACCCCGAGTTTATTAACAGAATCGATGAGATTGTTGTTTTCCACTCTTTAACAAGGGAACAGCTTGGTAAAATTTTGGATATTAATCTTAAAAAAGTTACCGAAAAACTTGAGGACAGAGAACTTAAAATAGTTCTTTCCGAAGCGGCCAGGGACTTTCTTATAGACAGAGGTTATGACCCTAAATACGGTGCCAGGCCGATACTCAGAACCTTGCAAAGAGATTTGGAAGACCCCCTTGCCGAAGATATTTTGAAAAAAGATTATCCTAACGGTACAACCATAACCGCGGACTATGACGAAAGAGAAAACAAACTTTTCTTTAAAGCTAAAACTTCGCATAAAACTCCGCCGGCCGAAAAGGTGCGGTAA
- the rfaD gene encoding ADP-glyceromanno-heptose 6-epimerase produces MDKKRYLVTGGAGFIGSNIAFELQNQGHEVTIMDDFSSGNFKNLLGFKGDVTAADVFKFMPEDVYFDAIFHEAAITDTTIHDQKLMMEMNVEAFKNVLHFAASNEIKRVVYASSAGTYGQNPCPMTETQVPMPENVYGFSKAVMDNVAREFASDHQDMVIVGLRYFNVYGPGEYYKGHTASMIYQLYNQMKAGKNPKIFKMGEQQRDFVYIKDVVKANLCALTAKESCVVNVGFGTPRTYNDVVACLNKETGLNLQPDYIDNPYPFFQLKTEADLTLANQKIGYTPDYNLEKGIEEYVQILNKRPVQPAVKK; encoded by the coding sequence ATGGATAAAAAAAGATATTTAGTAACAGGCGGCGCGGGGTTTATCGGAAGCAATATCGCTTTTGAATTACAAAACCAGGGCCATGAAGTAACAATAATGGACGATTTTTCCTCAGGCAATTTTAAAAACCTTTTAGGTTTTAAAGGGGATGTAACAGCGGCCGATGTTTTTAAATTCATGCCGGAAGATGTTTACTTTGACGCTATTTTCCATGAAGCAGCCATTACGGACACAACTATCCATGACCAAAAATTAATGATGGAAATGAATGTTGAGGCGTTTAAAAACGTTCTTCATTTCGCGGCCAGCAATGAAATTAAAAGGGTTGTTTATGCCTCTTCCGCGGGCACATACGGACAAAACCCCTGCCCTATGACGGAGACGCAGGTTCCCATGCCGGAAAACGTTTACGGCTTTTCCAAAGCTGTTATGGATAATGTCGCGCGCGAGTTTGCCTCGGACCACCAGGATATGGTTATTGTAGGCCTTCGCTATTTTAATGTTTACGGCCCCGGTGAATATTACAAAGGACACACAGCAAGCATGATATACCAGCTTTATAATCAAATGAAAGCGGGTAAAAACCCAAAAATCTTTAAAATGGGTGAACAACAAAGAGATTTCGTTTACATTAAAGATGTTGTAAAAGCTAACCTTTGCGCGCTTACGGCTAAAGAAAGCTGTGTAGTAAACGTAGGGTTCGGCACGCCCAGAACATATAACGACGTTGTTGCCTGTTTAAATAAAGAAACGGGCCTTAATTTACAGCCCGATTATATTGACAACCCGTATCCTTTTTTCCAATTAAAAACCGAAGCGGATTTAACTTTGGCTAACCAGAAAATAGGATATACACCTGATTACAACCTTGAAAAAGGCATTGAGGAATATGTGCAGATTTTAAATAAAAGACCTGTGCAGCCTGCGGTAAAGAAATAG
- a CDS encoding alpha/beta hydrolase → MKKIFNIIFLLCLLQTSVLAQTTEGEETPAPPPPDAVESVRIEGERVNITADDGQKITGIFKSSGDSSKYVVLVHDLGKNKSSFNKFSKALLSRGVGYLAIDLRGHGQSASPEHYSHFQKEGINNQFNRMYKDINIAVTYLKNRRIDPENIFVLGTGLGANVTANSIVFNTDIGGFALITPTTNVRDVLTIPGVKIAKQPILIAVAPDVRKNFLESSLIRNVAFNTQGPGKVTFLTAYNKEGVEMMDSYLSGHIIQWILTPVLPEIKNDSLPIINEEEQPTELTL, encoded by the coding sequence ATGAAAAAAATTTTTAACATTATTTTTTTATTGTGTCTTTTGCAGACATCTGTTTTAGCGCAAACAACTGAAGGGGAGGAAACTCCCGCTCCTCCTCCGCCCGACGCGGTGGAATCGGTAAGAATAGAAGGAGAGAGGGTTAATATTACCGCTGATGACGGACAAAAAATAACCGGCATTTTTAAATCAAGCGGCGACAGCAGCAAATATGTTGTGCTCGTTCATGATTTGGGCAAAAACAAAAGCTCGTTTAACAAATTCTCCAAAGCTCTTCTAAGCAGGGGCGTAGGTTATTTGGCCATAGATCTTAGAGGGCACGGGCAAAGTGCTTCGCCGGAACATTATTCGCATTTTCAAAAAGAAGGCATTAACAACCAGTTCAACAGAATGTATAAAGACATTAACATCGCCGTTACTTATTTAAAAAACAGACGTATTGACCCTGAAAATATTTTTGTTTTGGGGACAGGCCTTGGAGCTAACGTAACGGCAAACTCAATAGTTTTTAATACAGACATCGGCGGATTTGCTTTAATAACGCCCACAACAAATGTGCGCGACGTTCTTACAATCCCCGGGGTGAAAATAGCCAAGCAGCCTATTTTAATAGCTGTAGCTCCGGATGTAAGGAAGAATTTTTTAGAATCAAGTTTAATACGCAATGTGGCTTTTAACACACAGGGTCCGGGCAAAGTAACTTTTTTAACGGCATATAACAAAGAAGGGGTGGAGATGATGGATTCTTATCTCTCGGGGCATATAATACAATGGATATTAACCCCGGTACTGCCTGAAATAAAAAATGACTCTTTACCCATTATTAATGAAGAAGAACAACCGACGGAGTTAACTTTATAA
- a CDS encoding nucleoside-diphosphate kinase: MEKTLILIKPDAIEKRLTGVILDRIESLGLQLASAKVAVVTEKLAREHYANLAGTPFVDNVVKFMMGNFNNIENRRVYAFVYKGEDAIAKVRHIIGVTDPDKADPWTIRGQFGQKKNGVIQNCVHASGSQEDAEREIALWFKPEEIVE, from the coding sequence ATGGAAAAGACATTAATTTTAATCAAACCCGATGCTATTGAAAAAAGACTGACGGGCGTAATTTTAGACAGAATTGAATCCCTGGGACTTCAATTGGCGTCCGCCAAGGTAGCCGTTGTAACCGAAAAATTAGCCAGAGAGCATTACGCAAACCTGGCGGGAACCCCCTTTGTTGATAATGTTGTTAAATTTATGATGGGCAATTTTAATAATATAGAAAACCGCCGCGTATACGCTTTTGTATATAAAGGGGAGGACGCAATAGCCAAAGTAAGGCATATTATAGGCGTTACCGACCCTGATAAGGCAGACCCATGGACAATAAGAGGACAGTTCGGGCAGAAAAAAAACGGCGTTATCCAAAACTGTGTGCACGCCTCAGGCTCCCAAGAGGACGCTGAAAGGGAAATAGCCCTTTGGTTTAAACCCGAAGAGATTGTTGAGTAA